In Gadus chalcogrammus isolate NIFS_2021 chromosome 1, NIFS_Gcha_1.0, whole genome shotgun sequence, the sequence gtcaacgtttgtttacatcctgacaacctgcccggcaacagacgacgcgttgcagaaaacatgtttccaaacgacgaaataacataatacagatagcggatcgctatctgtattatgatagatagcgataacacttgtttttactttatatttgtattgtatttaattgtttaatcgaaacagtaaaaaaaattgcccgcgaaacgggcgatcgcgtcaaatgacaaatgttttgcccgcgaaacgggcgatcgcgtcaaatgacgtaggagggttaatgaaacataatacagataacggatcactagaaaacacttgtttttactttatatttgcattgtattgaattgtttaatcgaatttagctagtaaactgagtgttttaagcaggtttcatagtctagaatgttcaagaaccttcctacgtgatttgacgcgtcatttgacgcgatcgcccgtttcgcggtcaagtttctttattgtttcgattaaacaattaaatacaatacaaatacaagtgttatcgctatatatcataattcagatagcgatccgctatctgtattatgttatttcgtcgtttggaaacatgttttctgcatcgcgtcgtctgttgcagggcaggttgtcaggttgtcaggatgtaaacaaacgatgacgtaggccggtacaattttcgcccccggtacaattttaacgtgacagaggcCTTAACTTTTcaaaccccagcgtcttcggttgctaagcgacgtcaacgtctttggcggactatttctctgatgatgaacactatgaatgctggtaacaaataaattgtaaaaagacaccacatgtgaatttttttttttttttgccaattagccgtgtaataagcgggataatgtatacaaCATCACCAGTCATTTTTGAAAATAAGCTTATTTTACCGACAATGACCGGAGTTCTACATTATCCCTTATCTATGCAGCTGCTTCGGGTTTGCCTTTGTAGGCGCGTTAAGAGGAGGAGTGGGCGAATccgctgtcagtgcgtgtgcatgtatgacaCGCGGGTTTATCCAATAAGTGGTGTACCCAGGGGCGCTGCCAGGAATTTTGGGCCCTATGAAAGATTCTAAttttgggcccccccccccccccccaacatctaTCGACTGTTTTGGTAAACATGGCCCAGCATCACAATAGCACTTCAGTTAGACTTTTCATTGCCCCTTCATGGAGTATGGGTttgtgtgactttaaataagGGTATGAACTTACTTATTAAACGTATTTCATTCAGTTAGTGACATCATGTAATTCAAGTAATAAACTAAGTATTTATAGCCTACTGTCTTTTAGGCAGCAGTCTTATACATATTGTCCAATAGCTGCTTAAACACAATTTTACAACAATGTCCTTCTCTCATGCTAAAATTGGACTTGACCCAGTTTGGTTTCAACACATCAACTTTTCAGCAAATCCAAACACACTGTTTTCCACACAACACAAATACCTATGGAAATCCAATGGAATTTTGTGTTGAAAAGAAAGCTGTGTGTACAGATTCATAAAGACAGAAATGTGATTGTTATGCTAAAATTGTCTGTAAGCAGCTTGAAACTGTACTACAATTGTCAGTTTGATTATTGGTTGCCCATTCATGTAGTtagtgataggctacatgagctgagtattgtgttttattttgaaaattgaccggatgctctatggcttttactttttctcttcctgccctgctcgatctgctctgttgaaattgacgcggttcagcaacggcttgcggcaaaaatagaaatgctacggaatgatagcgctgcggcacggcgagctgctcctgggacgttgctgagacgttccgcagccgcgcccggtggaaatggtctcattgattagagtagaacctatctgctgcgctgcggtgaccgcggccaagacgtgccgcagcaggaacgttgccgtaacgcgtccggtggaatcaagcCTTTACGATGGGTGGAGGATAGTAAACAGGGGTATTCAACAATATGTAGTGATTCAGCTGCAGCTttcatttcaataaaataaggaaaatcCAAGACCTGACCTCAGCCAGCCCAGCCGCTCTGTACACCTGCTGCCAGTGCCAGCATCTCACATTTCGGATCCTGTTCGATTCAACGCATCGCGCGTTGCGGCCGAACCATTTCGCAAGAGCTCAGGGGGAAGGGGAAATGACAATATGTTAAAGAACTAACGAAAACGTTATGGAAATCGACAGTTGTGAGTTTAATAAGTTTATTTCCAATTACCATTTCTTTGTAAtgagacatttaaaaaaaaaaaaggcaagaatatgaatattatattattatttgccATCCGCGGGCCGTGGGCCGTGCTGCGTTGGGCTGGGCCGTTAGAATCAGTACCACTTTTCCCCGCCATGCAGCGCCCCTGggtgtacccgcgcaccattggtatgcttgtctctgtgtgcgtgtgtgtacgacAATGACAGGGAGAAGAGTGCTATgtggagatgaatgaacggaacgatatttatatataaaaatcacttaaaaaataaataatgcaatCATGAATGAATCAATTTGTGGTGCtcggtgttgattctgtggcgctgcgccacaCATTGGTCTTGTATGGGAAACACGTAGGCCTACACGCTTTATGTAGGCTGTGTAATGctttgaaataataatattaataataacagcaacaaaaatcacaaacataATGATATCATCATAAAGGCTATTggttttaaataaaaatgttgataGTGGCTTAGGCCTACACATAAAAAAGAATGTGTCCTTGGCGATCATTCAATTAATCAGAAAATCTGTTTTAATCACTTACATTCAACATGGTTGTTGGTTTGTTCCATGTTGCGCCCGTATACATTCCACATTGCCGGTGGGAATGCTGCACCATTGTGGACGTACCTGTTGCCAACATAATGAAAAAAATCCTGCAGCTCTGGGTGGTCCTTCTGGGCGCGCCTGCACAGTATATCGGCCAGAGTTAAATTTACTCTACGAGTGTTGATTTCAACACTATGGCAGAGTTTATATAATCCTCACTCCCTAGTGTAAAATCAACACTCGCCATAGTGTAAACTTTATAACACCAGGTCAGTGTTATATAATTAACTCTGTCAGAGTTTCATCATTACTCTTAATAGAAACAATTCAACCCCTCACAGAGTACAAACCAGTGTTATATAATTAACTCTGTCAGAGTTTTATTATTACTCTCATCAGAAACAAATCAACTCCTAATAAGTACAAAATTGAGCAGGGTTAGCACCACCAAAATTGCAGTGGGAAATCAATTAGATACTCATGCTACTATTCTGCTAcaattaaatgaataaatacacaaactAAACCATTCATTTCATTTCTTATATTGACCGCATTTTTATAAAATTGAATGCACAGGGACAATATATTTACCATTCAGACCATAGGCTGTTTGAACATCGAAAGCCTTGTGCATATGTAGGTCATTCAATGTAATGATAAAGTAACTTTCTTCACCCAAATTAACTTCATATGCATGTAAATGCTCATAAAAACACATAGTTATAAATTCAttaacaagaacacacacatcatcttCAATCAGACAAATTTTAAAAAATTTACAAAAAACTGGTTGCTCATCGTGTATATCAGTGCAAATAACATTTCCCTCCTTGTACTCTAACCCATCCAGTTCGACCCATGTAGTGCTATATACTGTGCTGCTTGTCTTATTTATTGTGGCCAAATATTGTGTGAAATCACAATCAGTGTTAAATACTTTTAAAGGACCTAATTCTCTCCTATTTAATGCAAGGTTCTCCCAGTGATAGCCTATTGCCAATTGGTGTTTCTTAGCCAGggattttgttatatttttaaaaaatttcAAAGTGTTCTTAAATAACTTGTGCTTTGCCTCAAATCTAATGCTGGACATATGTAACAAAGGGCCAATTTTGCGCAAACAAGATGGATAATGTGTCATGAAGTGATGTTTAGGCAGCAAGTTACGGTGTGGGTATATTATCTTAAAAAGCTCATGGTGCTCATGAATTAAATGTTTCAAATATATAGTCATGGCTTCAGTAACACGAGGGGAAAACACAATATTCATTATTTGCAACAAAAGTAGCAACAATCGCCAGTTCTGGCTCTCAGCCTCCACCAGATCACCAAAGATCAAGGGAGTGTTCCTCACAAGGCAAAAGGTTTGAATTGAGTTCAGTCCAATGCCATTGCCACTTGAATCCAGATTCACATTTGTGGGCCTATTTCTTCGCTCTATGTAACCATAGTCAAATGAATAAATTCTTGAAAAGATGACCTTTGTTAATAACAGTATCGGAAAGATGTTGAAAAAGCAACTTAAGCTCAAACTGAGCAACTCCTTCTAAAAGATCATGCATGATGTCAACCGAAACATTATTGACAACGTGAAAATACTTCAAAGTATTGAGGGTTGAATCCCTCTTCAGCCCATACACAGACTTCAGTTGTGGGTCCAAATGCAGAGCCCTGCAATGCCTCTCAAAACTATCAACATCACGAACAACAACTGAGGGGTGGTCCTCACTGTAAACCGTTTGAGCAGTCATTTTGTCTATCATACACAACCTGCAATAGTAAGTGCTACTAAATGACTCATTGTAACCAAGGAATGCGTGTATTCCTAAATTATCTCCTATTATTTGAGAAATGGTTCCATAGACCTTTTCACAGGAGATGGGCAAGTCTATTCCTTCAATTTCAAGAGTTCTGATGTCACGAATCAAAGGCTCAAGAATTGCATCAAAGCCATACTTCTTCACATCTTGACTGGGAAAGAGACTAACTAGGTGTATATTAAGAATGGCAGAATTCAATTTTGGCGGCAGATTTCTTAAGATAAAGTAAAGGCAGCCTAATTTGTGTATAGAATGTTTTGACCCAAGAGGGTTTGCCGTCTCAAAATCATCATAATACACTTGTATTTGCAGAGCATTTTTATGTTTACTGaatagtgtgtgttttttgaagTAACTACCATCTTTGAAATCTTCATAAGTGTGTGGGCTTGATGTGGTACCTGCTATGACCTGTTCACAAATATCAGAGTTGCAGAACCTGAACTTAAGGGTCTCCAATATAGGTATGTAAACGAAAGTGTCTCTAACTTGAACTTGGTCATACATTCCCAGAGTCTTGTTTCGACGGGTATCAAACCGAACTCCAAGGGTAAGTTCAAGAGGCTCAACAGTTCCCCATTTCTCTCTGAAATATTTTACTCTTTTTGACTCAGAATTCAAAAAAGAGAAAGGGTTTTGGAAATATTCAAAGCTTTGTTCAAC encodes:
- the LOC130401106 gene encoding uncharacterized protein LOC130401106, which translates into the protein MEVDLPEVNNPVSTRDVSENRSSVPSTEHLNSMCASIIAKLQGGGASNNLVSAIVGDLEEFTTEMHDHLKHSALSVLPSNSPGSKEVEQSFEYFQNPFSFLNSESKRVKYFREKWGTVEPLELTLGVRFDTRRNKTLGMYDQVQVRDTFVYIPILETLKFRFCNSDICEQVIAGTTSSPHTYEDFKDGSYFKKHTLFSKHKNALQIQVYYDDFETANPLGSKHSIHKLGCLYFILRNLPPKLNSAILNIHLVSLFPSQDVKKYGFDAILEPLIRDIRTLEIEGIDLPISCEKVYGTISQIIGDNLGIHAFLGYNESFSSTYYCRLCMIDKMTAQTVYSEDHPSVVVRDVDSFERHCRALHLDPQLKSVYGLKRDSTLNTLKYFHVVNNVSVDIMHDLLEGVAQFELKLLFQHLSDTVINKGHLFKNLFI